DNA sequence from the Prochlorothrix hollandica PCC 9006 = CALU 1027 genome:
ATCTTGCCAAAACTGCCGCAGGGCTGGATCCTCCAGCACCCGTAGCGCCCCCAGGATCATATCTTCATAATCAATCAGATTTTGGCTTTGTAACTGGGTTTGATACTGGTCATAGAGTCCCGCCGCCACCGTGAGAATGTCGTAGCTCCTGCCCTGGGGATGGCCGTAGCTGCTGCTGCCCAGGGCGAGGGATCGTAACTGCTCCGGTCCCAGGCCGGAGCTTTTGGCTTCCCGAATCACCGTATGGGCCAAATCTGGCAATATTTCCGTGCGCAACACCGACTGTCGCCGCAACCGTTCCGCCTCTTCCCCATCAAAGGACTGACCTTCCAGAAGCTGCTGATAGAGGGGGGGATCGGCGGCAATCCAGCGATCGACGCAGGTGCGGATGAGGCGGTGGCTTTGGTTGGGGGCAATCAGGGTCACGGTGTCCAGATCCAAACCAGCGCGATCGCGGTGGCGGCTGGCAATTTGCAGGGCAAGGCCGTGGAGGGTGTTGACGCTGAATCCCAGGGGCGGTAACCCCAATTGGGCTAAATTGGCGCAAATTTTAGCTTTAAGATTATTAGTGGCCGATCGGGTAAAGGTGACCACCACTAAATAGCGCCGCAGGTTCAGGCGCTGGCGGGCGACGGTGAGGGCTGCTGCCGCTGCCATGCCGGTGGATTTCCCCGCCCCCGGCACTGCCGACACCGCCAACTCCCCCCCGATCCACTCCCCCATGGCCCGCTGTCCGGGGCGCAGGCGATGGAGCAGGAGTTGGAGGCGATCGTCCAGGGCAGCAGCAGGTTTCAATGGGATTAGCGAATAAATAGCAAATAATAAGCAAACGGGAGCATATAGGCAAAATACAGCACACTAACCACGCTAATGGTAATTTTGCCCTGCCGGGAATCATAGGCCCGCCAGAGAAAAATCCAACTGCCCAGCATCAACGCCATTTCCAAGGCGGTCACGATCAGACCATGGTGATCCGGATCCCAGTAGGAGACGGGACTGGCAAAGCGCCAATTGCTGAAGGGGAAAAAATGGCGGTGGCCATCATCATGGTGCAGGGGCAAATCCCCCAAGCCATGGATCATCATGCTGCCAAACAAAAGTTGGCCCCAGCGGGACACCCCCCAGGTGGTGAGGGCTAACCCCAAGAGCATTAGGGGAAAGGAGTTAAAAATATCAAAAAAGTTTTGCCACCTGTCCGCAAAGTAGGATTGGCCCCAAATAATCTCCTCAGGAATGCCCCGTACCTTTTCAATGCCATAAAACAGAAACATGGGGGCATCGGGTAGCAGCGAACCGATCACTAGGGGAGTCAGGGTATTGGCCCGATCGCACCGCCCCAAACACAACAGACTCAGAGACACATGGGCGGGGGTGTTCATGGGGATAGTCCTTGATCAGGGTGCACAAGCAAAAAACCCTCAGTCCTCAAAGGGTAAACGGGGACTGGGGCGCGGCGGGGGCGTGGGTAGGGGCGGCGGGGGTTCGGGCTTGGCGATAGTTGGACGGAGGGGGCGACGGTTGGAGGCGATCGCCAGCACCAGACCCCCCACCAGCATCAGGGGAGAGGGCAGGAACCCCTGGGGATCTAGATCCAATAAAAAGATCAGCCCCCCCAGCAGCACCAGACCCACGATCCAGCGTTGCACCATCAGGTCAGACACGGAATGCCCTACCTAAAACAGCCACTGTTTAACCCGCTGCAAGCTCTTCCAGTCGGGCTTGCGCTTTAGCCCTTCTTCAATGTTCTCCACAATTTCTTGGCGCAGTTCATCAATTTCGATCAACTGTTGCACTAGCTCGATGTGGGGACGCACCCCCTTTTGCCCACTGTCCAACATGGCCACCACTAGGTTAACCCGTGCCTGGGGATCCTTAGAGTTGAGCTTAGTGGCCTTTTTAGCGGCTCGGTAGGCGGCATCGGCCTTGTCCGTCAGGAGGTAAACCCAGGCAAGACACGTCCAGGCGGGGCTACTTTTGGGGGCAAGGTCGCAAATGTCTTTAAACACCGGCACTAAGGTGGCGGCCTCTTCCCCGGCTTGGTAACGGGCCACGGCTTCGTTAAACAGTTGCTCCGTGGGGGAGAGGGGGGGAGCATCGGCGGCGGAATCAATGATAGCGGAATCGGGGGTAGCGGAATCAATGATAGCGGAATCAATGATAGCGGAATCGGGGGTAGCGGAATCGGGGGTGGTGGGTTCAGAAAGTAGGGGCATGGCAGGAACTAAAGGCATCGATCGTCCAAAAATATTGACAACATCCGGGTCAACCGAACAGCGGCTTAAGCCGAGAAGGACTTACCGCAGCCACAGGTTTGGGTGGCGTTGGGGTTAGTGAACTGGAAGCCGCCCCCAATCAGGGCGTTGCTGTAGTCTAGGGCCATGCCATAGATATAGAGCAGGCTTTTCTGATCGCAAACGACGCGGAAGCCATCTTCATAATCATAAAGCTCGTCATCGGCCCGAATGCCATCGGGTTCAATGAAGTCCATCATGTAGGACATGCCGGAACACCCCCCTTGGCTGACCCCAACCCGCAGCAGCAGGTCTTTACCTTGCTGGATTCGTAGGGTTTTCAGTTGGTTCAGGGCGGCATCGGTCATCAAGATGCCCTTGGCTCCGGGTTTGGTGACGGGGGTAGCAGTTTGTGTCATGGATCCTTTACTCCCTGGGTGACGGAATAATTTGAGGGTTGAAGCTCTGCAATGCAAACCAGGGTCTGGGGTTGGCTCTCCCACCCCGGCCCAAGCCATCTCCTAGTCTATCCTACAGACCCTAAGACTGGGGCAGATCCGATCGTGACAGCGGCTGAGTCTCACCAGAATTTTTCCGGGATCGTGATGATCCAGAAGCAGAAAAGCCCCCGATCTCGGTGCATGACCCGTGCATCACAACCACGATCGAGGGCGCTTAGAATTTTTAGGGTATCAACCTAAGCCGGGACAGTCGGGCGCAGATCGCCTGACTGTCCTGTTAATTTTTTCCCGCTTTAAGCGGGAACCCGTTTTTTTGAGGGATTTTTTGAGGGATTTTTTGAGGGTAAAAAGCGGGGCTAGGGTCCTAAGACGCTGCCTGACGCTCCTTGGCTTCCTTGATCACCTCTTCCGCCACATTGCTGGGGCAAGGGGCATAGTGGGAGAACTCCATGGAGAACTGACCCCGACCCGAAGTCATGGTGCGCAGGTCTCCAATGTA
Encoded proteins:
- a CDS encoding tetratricopeptide repeat protein, translated to MPLLSEPTTPDSATPDSAIIDSAIIDSATPDSAIIDSAADAPPLSPTEQLFNEAVARYQAGEEAATLVPVFKDICDLAPKSSPAWTCLAWVYLLTDKADAAYRAAKKATKLNSKDPQARVNLVVAMLDSGQKGVRPHIELVQQLIEIDELRQEIVENIEEGLKRKPDWKSLQRVKQWLF
- a CDS encoding HesB/IscA family protein gives rise to the protein MTQTATPVTKPGAKGILMTDAALNQLKTLRIQQGKDLLLRVGVSQGGCSGMSYMMDFIEPDGIRADDELYDYEDGFRVVCDQKSLLYIYGMALDYSNALIGGGFQFTNPNATQTCGCGKSFSA